In Sparus aurata chromosome 2, fSpaAur1.1, whole genome shotgun sequence, a single genomic region encodes these proteins:
- the dus4l gene encoding tRNA-dihydrouridine(20a/20b) synthase [NAD(P)+]-like — translation MKTSNGNTSIMDMFEKGRVLKICAPMVRYSKLAFRSLVRKYNCDICFTPMIVASDFMRSVKARDSEFTTNEHDRPLIVQFAAHDAQTLADAACVVAPFSDGVDLNCGCPQRWAMSAGYGACLINKPELVKDMVRQVRNQVDNPNYTASIKIRIHKDLRRTVDLCQKAEAAGVSWITVHGRTSEERHQPVHFDAIKTIKDSVSVPVIANGDIKYLRDVESTHQLTGVDGVMAARGLLANPAMFDGYEDTPLECVWDWVDIAVEQGTPFTCFHQHLIYMLERVSSQPERKVFNSLSSTSAVIDYLQNTYGSVSELGKPAPEMTLQWTAVALFLYVEIGILVLLCIPFISARRWQSIFHLRIWGSLAQFWNRVFLTMIIILIVLFLDAVREVRKYSGKEVGTDAKLQPNMFDHLHMKLFRAQRNLYISGFAVFLWLVMKRVVTLINQLATLSSTTAALQAQADSANQTAKKYMEDNELLKQTLMDGKGDKATAEGMELLRKDMEKLKEELKTSKDALKSSTSEADVMKKQMDGLAREYDRLLKEHQELQNLQESGSKKED, via the exons ATGAAGACTTCTAATGGGAACACCAGCATTATGGACATGTTTGAAAAGGGAAGGGTCCTGAAAATATGTGCTCCAATGGTTCGATATTCAAA GCTTGCCTTTAGGTCCTTGGTGAGGAAATATAACTGTGATATCTGCTTCACACCAATGATAGTTGCCTCTGACTTCATGCGATCTGTCAAAGCCAGAGACAGTGAATTCACTACCAATGAGC ATGACCGGCCCCTGATAGTGCAGTTTGCTGCCCATGATGCCCAGACTCTGGCTGATGCAGCCTGTGTCGTGGCACCTTTCTCAGATGGAGTTGACCTCAACTGTGGCTGTCCCCAAAG gtggGCAATGTCAGCTGGGTATGGCGCATGCCTCATCAACAAGCCTGAACTTGTCAAAGACATGGTCAGACAAGTCCGAAACCAAGTGGACAATCCAAACTACACAGCATCCATTAAaataag AATTCACAAGGACCTGAGGCGGACAGTGGATCTGTGCCAGAAGGCTGAAGCAGCCGGTGTGTCGTGGATAACAGTCCATGGCCGTACCTCAGAAGAACGTCACCAGCCAGTTCATTTTGATGCCATAAAGACAATCAAAGACAGCGTGTCCGTGCCCGTCATTGCCAATGGGGACATAAAGTACCTCCGTGATGTTGAGTCCACTCACCAGCTTACCGGTGTGGATG GTGTGATGGCTGCGCGAGGGTTGCTCGCTAACCCTGCCATGTTCGACGGCTATGAGGATACGCCTTTGGAGTGTGTATGGGACTGGGTGGACATCGCTGTAGAGCAGGGCACTCCATTCACCTGCTTCCACCAGCATCTTATCTACATGCTGGAGAGGGTTAGCTCCCAGCCTGAGAGGAAAGTGTTCAACTCTCTATCCAGTACCTCAGCTGTAATCGATTACCTCCAAAACACATACGGGTCAGTGAGTGAACTGGGAA AACCTGCACCAGAGATGACGCTGCAATGGACTGCTGTGGCCCTCTTTCTCTATGTGGAGATTGGCATCCTTGTCCTCCTCTGTATACCCTTCATCTCAGCCAGGAG ATGGCAGAGCATTTTCCACCTGAGGATCTGGGGCAGTCTGGCTCAGTTCTGGAACAGAGTGTTTCTCACAATGATCATAATCCTTATTGTTCTCTTCCTTG ATGCTGTGCGTGAGGTGAGGAAATATTCTGGTAAAGAAGTTGGCACAGATGCGAAGCTGCAACCAAACATGTTTGATCACCTGCACATGAAGCTTTTCAGAGCCCAGAGGAACCTCTACATCTCTGGCTTCGCTGTCTTCCTCTGGCT gGTTATGAAGCGAGTGGTCACATTGATTAACCAACTGGCAACACTGTCAAGTACTACGGCTGCTCTTCAGGCACAAGCTGACAGCGCTAACCAGACTGCCAAGAAATACATGGAGGACAATGAGCTGCTGAAACAG ACTCTGATGGACGGTAAGGGTGACAAGGCCACCGCGGAGGGCATGGAGCTGTTGAGGAAGGATATGGAGAAACTAAAAGAAGAACTGAAGACCTCAAAAGATG CCCTGAAGAGCTCCACGTCAGAGGCAGATGTGATGAAGAAGCAGATGGACGGTCTCGCCAGGGAGTACGACCGACTGTTGAAAGAACATCAGGAGCTTCAG aaTCTTCAAGAAAGTGGAAGCAAAAAGGAAGACTAG